A DNA window from Helianthus annuus cultivar XRQ/B chromosome 15, HanXRQr2.0-SUNRISE, whole genome shotgun sequence contains the following coding sequences:
- the LOC110912508 gene encoding CDPK-related protein kinase-like isoform X1 — protein sequence MGGCTSKPPTGSTLSAHHDVTIPAQDDNNNNNNNIDQTTSDNFHNPTKSPFFPFYSPSPGRNWFSKKSSPAKSPAPSSTPGRFFRRPSPAKHIKAVLARRHGSVKPNEAGIPEGNAVEGAAGLDKNFGFSKRFGSKFEVGEEVGRGHFGYTCKAKFKKGELRGQDVAVKVIPKSKMTTAIAIEDVRREVKILRALTGHNNLVKFYDAYEDHEKVYVVMELCEGGELLDRILARGGKYSEDDARAVLIQILNVVAFCHLQGVVHRDLKPENFLFTSKDENSPLKAIDFGLSDFVKPGIISLHIHNYIHICVYIYVYCLSDIMYRWFSDERLNDIVGSAYYVAPEVLHRSYSTEADVWSIGVIAYILLCGSRPFWARSESGIFRAVLKANPSFDEVPWPTLSPEAKDFVKRLLNKDPRKRLTAAQALCHPWIRNSGSEVKVPLDISMLRLMKAYMRSSALRKAALRALSKTLTVDELFYLKEQFSLLEPNKNGSISMENIKAALMKHATDAMKESRVHDFLASLSALQYRRMDFEEFCAAAINIYQLEALDRWEQHARCAYELFEKDGNRAIMIEELASELGLSPSVPVHAVLHDWIRHTDGKLSFLGFVKLLHGVSSRALANNNNKPQ from the exons ATGGGTGGTTGCACCTCTAAACCCCCCACTGGATCCACTCTTTCCGCCCACCATGACGTCACCATTCCGGCCCAAgacgacaacaacaacaacaataataatatagACCAAACGACGTCGGACAATTTCCACAACCCAACAAAGTCTCCATTCTTTCCGTTTTACAGTCCGAGTCCTGGCCGGAACTGGTTTTCAAAAAAGTCATCTCCGGCGAAGTCTCCGGCGCCGAGCTCGACGCCGGGGAGGTTTTTCCGGCGGCCGTCTCCGGCGAAGCACATTAAGGCGGTGTTGGCTCGGCGGCACGGCTCGGTGAAGCCGAACGAGGCGGGGATACCCGAGGGGAATGCGGTTGAAGGGGCGGCCGGTTTGGATAAGAATTTCGGGTTTTCGAAGCGGTTCGGGAGCAAATTTGAGGTTGGGGAAGAAGTGGGGAGAGGCCATTTTGGGTATACTTGTAAAGCTAAGTTTAAGAAAGGGGAATTGAGAGGTCAAGATGTTGCAGTCAAAGTTATTCCAAAGTCAAAG ATGACAACAGCTATTGCTATTGAGGATGTGAGAAGGGAGGTTAAGATATTGCGCGCTTTGACTGGACATAACAACTTAGTGAAGTTCTATGATGCATATGAAGATCATGAGAAAGTCTATGTTGTGATGGA GTTATGCGAAGGCGGGGAGCTCTTAGATAGAATACTTGCAAG AGGCGGGAAATACTCGGAAGATGACGCTAGAGCCGTATTGATACAAATCTTGAATGTTGTCGCGTTTTGTCATCTTCAAGGTGTGGTTCACCGCGACTTGAAACCAGAG AATTTCTTGTTTACATCTAAGGATGAAAACTCACCGCTTAAGGCCATAGATTTTGGTTTGTCAGACTTCGTGAAGCCTGGTATAATCTCTCTACATATACATAATTACATACAcatttgtgtgtatatatatgtatattgtttGTCTGATATTATGTATCGATGGTTTTCAGATGAAAGGCTTAATGATATTGTGGGAAGTGCGTACTACGTGGCACCCGAGGTTCTACATAGATCATACAGTACCGAGGCAGATGTATGGAGTATTGGTGTTATAGCGTATATCCTTCTGTGCGGCAGCCGTCCTTTTTGGGCTCGATCTGAATCCGGGATTTTTCGTGCTGTTTTAAAAGCAAATCCAAGTTTCGATGAAGTACCCTGGCCCACATTATCTCCCGAGGCCAAAGATTTTGTCAAACGTTTATTAAACAAGGATCCTAGGAAAAGATTGACGGCTGCGCAAGCTCTCT GTCACCCGTGGATTAGAAATAGTGGCAGTGAAGTGAAAGTGCCTCTTGATATTTCGATGTTGAGACTCATGAAGGCTTATATGCGTTCTTCTGCTCTTCGTAAAGCTGCTTTACGG GCTTTATCGAAGACGTTGACTGTAGACGAGTTGTTCTATTTAAAAGAGCAGTTTTCTCTGTTGGAACCGAACAAAAACGGGTCTATAAGCATGGAAAATATCAAAGCA GCCTTGATGAAACATGCTACGGATGCCATGAAGGAATCGCGAGTCCATGATTTCCTAGCATCG CTTAGCGCTCTTCAATACCGACGGATGGATTTTGAGGAATTTTGTGCAGCTGCCATAAACATCTATCAGCTCGAGGCTCTTGATAGATGGGAACAACACGCTCGTTGTGCCTACGAACTCTTTGAAAAAGATGGAAACCGAGCCATCATGATTGAAGAACTCGCATCA GAACTGGGTCTTAGCCCATCGGTCCCTGTTCACGCGGTCCTTCATGACTGGATCAGACACACGGACGGAAAGCTCAGTTTCCTTGGATTTGTGAAACTGTTGCATGGTGTCTCGAGTCGGGCCCttgctaataataataataaacctcAATAA
- the LOC110912508 gene encoding CDPK-related protein kinase-like isoform X2, whose translation MGGCTSKPPTGSTLSAHHDVTIPAQDDNNNNNNNIDQTTSDNFHNPTKSPFFPFYSPSPGRNWFSKKSSPAKSPAPSSTPGRFFRRPSPAKHIKAVLARRHGSVKPNEAGIPEGNAVEGAAGLDKNFGFSKRFGSKFEVGEEVGRGHFGYTCKAKFKKGELRGQDVAVKVIPKSKMTTAIAIEDVRREVKILRALTGHNNLVKFYDAYEDHEKVYVVMELCEGGELLDRILARGGKYSEDDARAVLIQILNVVAFCHLQGVVHRDLKPENFLFTSKDENSPLKAIDFGLSDFVKPDERLNDIVGSAYYVAPEVLHRSYSTEADVWSIGVIAYILLCGSRPFWARSESGIFRAVLKANPSFDEVPWPTLSPEAKDFVKRLLNKDPRKRLTAAQALCHPWIRNSGSEVKVPLDISMLRLMKAYMRSSALRKAALRALSKTLTVDELFYLKEQFSLLEPNKNGSISMENIKAALMKHATDAMKESRVHDFLASLSALQYRRMDFEEFCAAAINIYQLEALDRWEQHARCAYELFEKDGNRAIMIEELASELGLSPSVPVHAVLHDWIRHTDGKLSFLGFVKLLHGVSSRALANNNNKPQ comes from the exons ATGGGTGGTTGCACCTCTAAACCCCCCACTGGATCCACTCTTTCCGCCCACCATGACGTCACCATTCCGGCCCAAgacgacaacaacaacaacaataataatatagACCAAACGACGTCGGACAATTTCCACAACCCAACAAAGTCTCCATTCTTTCCGTTTTACAGTCCGAGTCCTGGCCGGAACTGGTTTTCAAAAAAGTCATCTCCGGCGAAGTCTCCGGCGCCGAGCTCGACGCCGGGGAGGTTTTTCCGGCGGCCGTCTCCGGCGAAGCACATTAAGGCGGTGTTGGCTCGGCGGCACGGCTCGGTGAAGCCGAACGAGGCGGGGATACCCGAGGGGAATGCGGTTGAAGGGGCGGCCGGTTTGGATAAGAATTTCGGGTTTTCGAAGCGGTTCGGGAGCAAATTTGAGGTTGGGGAAGAAGTGGGGAGAGGCCATTTTGGGTATACTTGTAAAGCTAAGTTTAAGAAAGGGGAATTGAGAGGTCAAGATGTTGCAGTCAAAGTTATTCCAAAGTCAAAG ATGACAACAGCTATTGCTATTGAGGATGTGAGAAGGGAGGTTAAGATATTGCGCGCTTTGACTGGACATAACAACTTAGTGAAGTTCTATGATGCATATGAAGATCATGAGAAAGTCTATGTTGTGATGGA GTTATGCGAAGGCGGGGAGCTCTTAGATAGAATACTTGCAAG AGGCGGGAAATACTCGGAAGATGACGCTAGAGCCGTATTGATACAAATCTTGAATGTTGTCGCGTTTTGTCATCTTCAAGGTGTGGTTCACCGCGACTTGAAACCAGAG AATTTCTTGTTTACATCTAAGGATGAAAACTCACCGCTTAAGGCCATAGATTTTGGTTTGTCAGACTTCGTGAAGCCTG ATGAAAGGCTTAATGATATTGTGGGAAGTGCGTACTACGTGGCACCCGAGGTTCTACATAGATCATACAGTACCGAGGCAGATGTATGGAGTATTGGTGTTATAGCGTATATCCTTCTGTGCGGCAGCCGTCCTTTTTGGGCTCGATCTGAATCCGGGATTTTTCGTGCTGTTTTAAAAGCAAATCCAAGTTTCGATGAAGTACCCTGGCCCACATTATCTCCCGAGGCCAAAGATTTTGTCAAACGTTTATTAAACAAGGATCCTAGGAAAAGATTGACGGCTGCGCAAGCTCTCT GTCACCCGTGGATTAGAAATAGTGGCAGTGAAGTGAAAGTGCCTCTTGATATTTCGATGTTGAGACTCATGAAGGCTTATATGCGTTCTTCTGCTCTTCGTAAAGCTGCTTTACGG GCTTTATCGAAGACGTTGACTGTAGACGAGTTGTTCTATTTAAAAGAGCAGTTTTCTCTGTTGGAACCGAACAAAAACGGGTCTATAAGCATGGAAAATATCAAAGCA GCCTTGATGAAACATGCTACGGATGCCATGAAGGAATCGCGAGTCCATGATTTCCTAGCATCG CTTAGCGCTCTTCAATACCGACGGATGGATTTTGAGGAATTTTGTGCAGCTGCCATAAACATCTATCAGCTCGAGGCTCTTGATAGATGGGAACAACACGCTCGTTGTGCCTACGAACTCTTTGAAAAAGATGGAAACCGAGCCATCATGATTGAAGAACTCGCATCA GAACTGGGTCTTAGCCCATCGGTCCCTGTTCACGCGGTCCTTCATGACTGGATCAGACACACGGACGGAAAGCTCAGTTTCCTTGGATTTGTGAAACTGTTGCATGGTGTCTCGAGTCGGGCCCttgctaataataataataaacctcAATAA